The Herbaspirillum sp. RTI4 genome has a segment encoding these proteins:
- a CDS encoding ABC transporter ATP-binding protein: protein MDVAAYGDLSAQLAADEQVLALLPLDLDAALHFQDGLVALTEHRLLAKSGVGADWQSWPLMAGLVLSHHDHAGVGSLELHEQQTPLAHWRYTLAHNPAALLLINRFERQLRLSLPGHESPGEEEAVCPQCQAQLPPGQDECAICPEMKEAPPSTWALFRLWRFAKPYRKSLLAGFLLTLASTAATLVPPYMTMPLMDNVLIPFQNGAPIDTRLVTLYMSGLLASALVAWSLGWARTYILALVSERIGADLRTTTYEHLLRLSQEYFGGKRTGDLMARIGSESDRICVFLSLHLLDFAIDVLMIIMTAAILIAINPWLALVTLLPLPFIAWMIHVVRDRLRHGFEKIDRIWSEVTNVLADTIPGIRVVKAFAQEQREAARFKEANRHNLNVNDKVNKIWSLFTPTVTLLTEIGLLVVWSFGIWQVANHRITVGVLTAFLAYISRFYTRLDSMSRIVSVTQKAAAGAKRIFDILDHVSSVPEPANPVHLPEVRGAIELRNVGFRYGNRAVMRGVDLSIAPGEMIGLVGHSGSGKSTMVNLICRFYDVSEGAILIDGVDIRSLPISEYRRNIGLVLQEPFLFFGTIADNIAYGKPQATRAEIVAAARAAHAHEFILRLPHGYDSLVGERGQALSGGERQRISIARALLIDPRILILDEATSSVDTSTEKEIQKALDNLVKGRTTIAIAHRLSTLRKADRLMVLDRGRVVEVGDHDALMASEGAYYRLYQAQLRNTESDADSTIGSDPDSAIGWTAAPLKKEEA from the coding sequence ATGGATGTCGCTGCGTACGGCGATCTGTCGGCGCAACTGGCGGCCGACGAACAGGTCCTGGCGCTGTTGCCGCTGGATCTGGATGCGGCGTTGCATTTTCAGGACGGGCTGGTGGCGCTCACTGAGCATCGCTTGCTGGCTAAAAGCGGCGTCGGTGCTGATTGGCAATCGTGGCCTTTGATGGCCGGGCTGGTGCTGAGCCACCACGACCATGCGGGCGTTGGCAGTCTGGAATTGCATGAGCAGCAAACGCCTCTGGCGCACTGGCGTTACACGCTGGCGCATAACCCGGCGGCCTTATTGCTGATTAATCGGTTTGAGCGGCAATTGCGGCTGTCCTTGCCCGGCCACGAATCGCCAGGAGAGGAAGAGGCCGTCTGTCCGCAATGTCAGGCGCAGTTGCCGCCCGGTCAGGACGAGTGCGCCATTTGTCCTGAAATGAAAGAAGCACCGCCTTCTACCTGGGCGCTGTTTCGGCTGTGGCGTTTCGCCAAGCCGTACCGGAAATCGCTGCTGGCCGGTTTTCTGCTGACGCTGGCCTCGACCGCCGCCACGCTGGTGCCGCCCTACATGACCATGCCGCTGATGGATAACGTGCTGATTCCTTTCCAGAACGGCGCGCCTATCGATACCCGGCTGGTGACGCTGTACATGAGCGGCTTGCTGGCATCGGCGCTGGTGGCGTGGTCGCTGGGCTGGGCCCGGACCTACATTCTGGCGCTGGTCAGCGAGCGCATCGGTGCCGATCTGCGCACCACCACTTACGAGCATTTGCTGCGCCTGTCACAGGAATATTTCGGCGGCAAGCGCACCGGCGATCTGATGGCGCGTATCGGCTCCGAGAGCGACCGTATCTGCGTGTTTTTATCGCTGCATTTGCTCGATTTTGCTATCGACGTGCTGATGATCATCATGACGGCCGCGATTCTGATTGCGATCAATCCCTGGCTGGCGCTGGTGACTTTGCTGCCGCTGCCGTTTATCGCCTGGATGATCCACGTCGTGCGCGATCGTCTGCGCCACGGCTTTGAAAAAATCGACCGTATCTGGTCCGAAGTCACCAATGTGCTGGCCGATACCATTCCCGGTATTCGCGTGGTCAAGGCCTTTGCACAGGAACAGCGCGAAGCGGCGCGTTTCAAGGAAGCCAACCGGCATAACCTGAATGTGAATGACAAGGTCAATAAAATCTGGTCCTTGTTCACGCCGACGGTGACGCTGCTTACCGAAATCGGCCTGCTGGTGGTCTGGTCCTTCGGTATCTGGCAGGTGGCCAACCATCGCATTACGGTCGGTGTGCTGACGGCTTTTCTAGCCTACATCAGCCGTTTCTATACACGACTCGATTCGATGAGCCGCATTGTTTCGGTGACGCAAAAGGCGGCTGCCGGTGCCAAACGGATTTTCGATATCCTGGATCATGTCTCCAGCGTGCCGGAGCCGGCCAATCCAGTGCATTTGCCCGAAGTGCGCGGTGCGATCGAACTGCGCAATGTGGGTTTCCGCTACGGCAACCGGGCGGTGATGCGCGGCGTCGATTTGTCGATTGCGCCCGGTGAAATGATCGGTCTGGTCGGCCACAGCGGTTCCGGCAAAAGCACCATGGTTAATCTGATTTGCCGTTTTTACGATGTGTCGGAAGGGGCGATTCTGATTGATGGCGTCGATATCCGTTCGCTGCCGATCAGCGAATACCGGCGCAATATCGGGCTGGTACTGCAAGAACCGTTTTTGTTTTTCGGCACCATTGCCGACAATATCGCTTATGGCAAGCCACAGGCGACGCGGGCGGAAATCGTCGCCGCTGCGCGTGCCGCACATGCGCATGAATTCATTCTGCGTTTGCCGCATGGCTACGATTCGCTGGTTGGTGAGCGCGGTCAGGCGCTGTCGGGCGGAGAGCGTCAGCGGATTTCGATTGCCCGTGCTTTGCTGATTGATCCGCGCATTCTGATTCTGGATGAGGCCACGTCCTCGGTCGATACCAGCACGGAAAAAGAAATTCAGAAGGCGCTCGATAACCTGGTTAAAGGTCGTACCACGATTGCGATTGCGCATCGCTTGTCCACTTTACGCAAGGCCGATCGACTGATGGTGCTCGATCGCGGCCGCGTTGTCGAGGTGGGCGATCACGATGCGCTGATGGCCAGCGAGGGCGCTTATTACCGCCTGTATCAGGCGCAGTTGCGCAATACCGAGAGTGATGCCGACAGCACCATCGGCAGTGACCCCGACAGCGCCATCGGCTGGACCGCAGCACCGCTGAAAAAGGAAGAGGCATGA
- a CDS encoding DUF1854 domain-containing protein gives MNEPDFTLSRNSAGKLVFVGADGVLTEGVVPVRAFPIAAPDEGLALVNADGMELAWVEQLADLPPAMLALVEEELARREFMPQISRICSVSTYATPSVWAVQTDRGDTSFILRGEEDIRRLPDAALLISDSHGIQFLIRNMEALDQNSRKILDRFL, from the coding sequence ATGAACGAGCCGGATTTCACGCTGAGCCGTAATAGTGCCGGCAAGCTGGTATTTGTCGGGGCCGATGGAGTGCTGACCGAGGGGGTGGTGCCGGTGCGGGCTTTTCCTATTGCCGCTCCCGACGAGGGGCTGGCGCTGGTCAATGCGGATGGTATGGAGCTGGCATGGGTAGAGCAGCTCGCCGATTTGCCGCCGGCCATGCTTGCGCTGGTAGAGGAAGAACTGGCGCGGCGCGAATTCATGCCGCAGATTTCCCGGATTTGCAGCGTTTCGACTTACGCTACGCCCAGCGTGTGGGCAGTGCAGACTGATCGCGGCGATACCAGCTTCATCCTGCGCGGCGAGGAAGATATCCGCCGCTTGCCTGATGCCGCGCTGTTGATTTCAGACAGTCACGGTATCCAGTTTTTGATCCGCAACATGGAAGCGCTGGATCAAAACAGCCGCAAGATTCTGGATCGCTTTCTCTGA
- a CDS encoding pseudouridine synthase — MTEPVRLSKRMSELGLCSRREADVWIERGWVRVDGVVVNVLGSKVLPHQRVSVERQASAEQSKRVTILLNKPMAYVSGQAEDGYTPAIALINAASRWEEDTVDTAFHPTQLRSLVAAGRLDIDSTGLLVLTQDGRIAKQLIGEDSDVDKEYLVRVKYNKPGKLPESDLQLLNHGLSLDGKELKPAVVYWQNEDQLSFTLHEGKKRQIRRMCEAVSLRAVGLKRVRIGNIRLGDLPVGAWRYLGPDEGF; from the coding sequence ATGACCGAACCAGTACGCCTCTCCAAACGCATGTCCGAATTAGGCCTATGTTCCCGCCGCGAAGCCGATGTATGGATTGAACGCGGCTGGGTGCGCGTCGACGGCGTCGTCGTCAATGTCCTCGGCAGCAAGGTCTTGCCGCATCAGCGCGTAAGCGTCGAACGGCAGGCCAGCGCCGAACAATCCAAGCGCGTGACAATTCTGCTCAACAAGCCCATGGCCTATGTCAGCGGTCAGGCCGAAGATGGCTACACCCCCGCCATCGCCCTCATCAACGCTGCCAGCCGCTGGGAAGAAGATACCGTCGATACCGCGTTCCACCCTACCCAGCTGCGTAGTTTAGTCGCGGCCGGACGGCTCGATATTGACTCCACCGGTTTGCTGGTATTGACGCAGGATGGCCGTATCGCCAAGCAATTGATCGGTGAAGACTCGGATGTCGACAAGGAATATCTGGTACGCGTGAAGTACAACAAACCGGGCAAACTGCCGGAAAGCGATCTGCAATTGTTGAACCATGGTTTATCGCTGGATGGCAAGGAACTGAAACCGGCCGTCGTCTACTGGCAGAACGAAGACCAGCTCAGTTTTACGCTGCATGAAGGAAAAAAACGACAAATCCGACGCATGTGCGAAGCAGTCAGCCTGCGCGCCGTCGGCCTCAAGCGCGTCCGCATCGGCAATATCCGATTGGGCGATCTGCCGGTAGGCGCATGGCGTTATCTGGGGCCGGACGAAGGGTTCTGA
- a CDS encoding [protein-PII] uridylyltransferase: MPPLAATLKKQLKTQRLTALAAFTEDQRPDRLLAQLRRNVDAALIQAWTDYKMPASATLVAVGGYGRGELFPFSDVDVLVLLSDAPDEALQAKLEKLVQLFWDMGLEIGHSIRTVDECLSEAAADITVQTCLLEARIVAGNAILFSTLLKRYREALDPTAFFEAKMLELRQRHTKYEDTPYSLEPNCKESPGGMRDLQVILWVARAAGLGDSWSKLAKRGLITPTEARQLTQKERALKDIRIRLHLEAGRREDRLVFDLQTPIAKTFGFKTTDTRRASEYLMQRYYLAAKTVTQLNAILMQNIEAQLFPQHSVPRKINERFNELNGFVDISHDDTFETAPSAMLEVFLVMAENPELKGMSARTMRALWHARLNIDNAFRRDPVNHQLFMKIIQAKQGVTNAFRRMNQTSILGRYLPNFRHIVGQMQHDLFHVYTVDQHILMVLRNMRRFQRSEHAHEYPFCSQLIANFSQPWILLVAALFHDIAKGRGGDHSQLGIADARQFCQQHEISPENTELIEFLVQHHLSMSQVAQKRDLSDPDVIAQFAASVKDERHLTALYLLTVADIRGTSPKVWNAWKGKLLEDLYRMTLRVLGGEAPSADRELKNRQQEAIKTLRLYGMDSDAHEAFWQSLDLSYFLRHDASEIAWQTRSFFDKIDSPIPLVKCRLAPIGEGVQVAVYVKDKNDLFARICSYFDEKSFSILDAKIHTTKHAYALDSFLISAPMFAHNYRDIINLIEHELAELLSSEQALPSPSRGRLSRQSRTFPLVPTVNLRPDERGQYYLLSISANDRNGLLYSVSSILAKYQINLHTAKIMTLGERVEDVFLVDGQALNNPRNQIQLETELLQALRV; this comes from the coding sequence ATGCCGCCACTCGCCGCCACGCTCAAGAAGCAATTAAAGACTCAGCGCCTGACGGCACTGGCAGCATTTACGGAAGACCAAAGGCCGGATCGTCTGCTGGCGCAATTGCGGCGCAATGTCGATGCCGCACTGATTCAAGCCTGGACCGACTACAAAATGCCCGCCAGTGCAACGCTGGTGGCCGTCGGCGGCTACGGCCGCGGCGAACTGTTTCCGTTTTCCGATGTGGACGTCCTGGTTTTGCTGAGCGACGCACCGGACGAGGCCTTGCAGGCAAAGCTCGAAAAACTGGTGCAACTGTTTTGGGACATGGGCCTGGAAATCGGGCACAGCATCCGCACCGTGGACGAATGTCTGAGCGAAGCAGCGGCCGACATTACGGTACAAACCTGCCTGCTCGAAGCACGCATCGTCGCCGGCAACGCCATCTTGTTTTCTACTCTGCTCAAGCGTTATCGGGAAGCGCTCGATCCAACCGCCTTTTTCGAAGCCAAGATGCTCGAATTGCGGCAACGCCACACCAAATACGAAGACACACCCTACAGCCTGGAACCGAATTGCAAGGAAAGCCCCGGCGGCATGCGCGACCTGCAAGTCATTCTCTGGGTAGCGCGCGCCGCCGGTCTGGGCGATTCCTGGAGCAAACTGGCCAAACGCGGCCTGATTACGCCTACCGAAGCCCGACAACTGACGCAAAAAGAACGTGCGCTCAAGGACATCCGCATCCGGCTGCACCTCGAAGCCGGCCGACGCGAAGATCGCCTGGTCTTCGACCTGCAAACCCCGATCGCCAAAACTTTCGGCTTCAAAACCACCGATACCCGCCGCGCCAGCGAATACCTGATGCAACGCTATTATCTGGCCGCGAAAACCGTAACGCAGCTCAATGCCATCCTGATGCAAAACATCGAGGCGCAGTTATTCCCGCAGCACAGCGTCCCGCGCAAGATCAATGAACGATTCAACGAACTCAACGGTTTCGTCGACATCAGCCACGACGACACCTTCGAAACAGCGCCCAGTGCCATGCTGGAAGTATTCCTGGTGATGGCCGAAAATCCGGAATTGAAAGGCATGTCAGCGCGCACCATGCGGGCGCTGTGGCACGCCCGTCTCAATATCGACAACGCCTTCCGGCGCGATCCGGTCAATCACCAGCTGTTCATGAAAATCATCCAGGCCAAACAAGGCGTCACCAACGCCTTCCGCCGCATGAACCAGACCAGCATTTTGGGCCGCTACCTGCCTAATTTTCGCCATATCGTCGGACAGATGCAGCACGACCTGTTCCACGTCTATACCGTCGATCAGCACATCCTGATGGTATTGCGCAACATGCGCCGCTTCCAGCGCAGCGAGCATGCGCACGAATACCCGTTTTGCAGCCAACTGATCGCCAATTTCAGCCAACCCTGGATTCTGCTGGTGGCCGCCCTGTTCCACGACATCGCCAAAGGACGCGGCGGCGACCACTCCCAGCTTGGCATCGCCGATGCGCGGCAATTCTGCCAGCAGCACGAGATCTCGCCGGAAAATACCGAACTGATCGAATTTCTGGTGCAACACCATCTGAGCATGTCGCAAGTCGCGCAAAAACGCGACCTGTCCGACCCAGACGTCATCGCCCAGTTTGCAGCCAGTGTCAAAGACGAGCGCCACCTGACCGCGCTCTACCTGCTCACCGTGGCCGATATCCGCGGCACCAGCCCAAAAGTCTGGAACGCATGGAAAGGCAAGCTGCTGGAAGACCTGTATCGCATGACCCTGCGCGTGCTCGGTGGAGAAGCGCCATCGGCCGACCGTGAATTGAAAAATCGCCAGCAGGAAGCAATCAAAACCCTGCGCCTCTACGGCATGGACAGCGATGCCCATGAAGCCTTCTGGCAATCGCTCGACCTGTCCTACTTCCTGCGCCACGATGCCTCCGAAATTGCATGGCAGACACGCTCCTTTTTCGACAAAATCGACAGCCCTATCCCACTGGTGAAATGCCGTCTGGCCCCCATAGGCGAAGGCGTCCAGGTGGCCGTCTACGTCAAGGACAAAAATGATTTGTTCGCCCGGATTTGCAGCTACTTCGACGAAAAAAGTTTCAGCATCCTGGATGCCAAAATCCACACCACCAAACACGCCTATGCACTCGACAGCTTCCTGATCAGCGCCCCGATGTTCGCCCACAATTACCGCGACATCATCAACCTGATCGAACACGAACTGGCCGAATTGCTCAGCTCGGAACAAGCCCTGCCCTCACCGAGTCGCGGCCGTCTGTCGCGCCAGTCGCGAACCTTCCCGCTGGTGCCGACCGTGAATTTGCGGCCGGACGAACGCGGCCAGTATTACCTGCTGTCGATCTCCGCCAATGACCGCAACGGCTTGCTGTACAGCGTCTCCAGCATCCTCGCCAAATACCAGATCAACCTGCACACCGCCAAGATCATGACCCTGGGCGAACGGGTCGAGGATGTGTTTCTGGTCGATGGTCAGGCGCTCAATAATCCGCGCAACCAGATCCAGCTGGAAACCGAGCTGTTGCAGGCCTTGCGCGTATAA
- the map gene encoding type I methionyl aminopeptidase: MSNISIKTNADIEGMRIAGKLGAEVLDFITPYVKPGVTTGELDRLCHDYMVNVQGTIPAPLNYCPPGYTPYPKSVCTSLNDIICHGVPGDKVMKSGDVLNIDVTVIKNGYHGDTSRMFFVGEPSILARRLSAITYECMWLGIDKIKPGAHLGDIGYVIQQHAEKAGYSVVREFCGHGIGTVFHEEPQVLHYGRPGTLEKLEAGMIFTVEPMINAGRREIREMGDGWTIKTKDRSLSAQWEHTVLVTETGYEVLTVSPGMPPPSSIIDKAA; encoded by the coding sequence ATGAGCAATATTTCCATCAAAACGAACGCCGATATCGAAGGCATGCGCATCGCAGGCAAACTGGGTGCAGAAGTCCTGGACTTCATTACCCCTTACGTCAAACCGGGCGTCACCACCGGCGAACTGGACCGTCTGTGCCACGACTACATGGTCAATGTGCAAGGCACCATCCCCGCGCCGCTGAATTACTGCCCGCCCGGCTACACGCCTTATCCGAAGTCAGTCTGCACCTCCCTCAACGACATCATCTGCCACGGCGTTCCCGGCGACAAAGTGATGAAATCCGGCGACGTGCTCAATATTGACGTCACTGTCATCAAGAACGGTTACCACGGCGACACCAGCCGCATGTTTTTCGTCGGCGAACCGTCCATCCTGGCGCGTCGCCTGAGCGCCATCACCTACGAATGCATGTGGTTGGGCATAGACAAAATCAAACCGGGCGCGCATCTGGGCGATATCGGTTACGTCATTCAACAGCACGCAGAAAAAGCCGGCTACAGCGTCGTGCGCGAATTTTGCGGCCACGGCATCGGCACCGTTTTCCACGAAGAACCGCAAGTGCTGCATTACGGCCGTCCGGGCACCCTGGAAAAACTGGAAGCCGGCATGATTTTCACCGTCGAACCGATGATCAACGCCGGGCGTCGTGAAATCCGTGAAATGGGTGACGGCTGGACCATCAAAACCAAAGACCGCAGCTTGTCAGCGCAGTGGGAGCATACCGTCCTGGTCACCGAGACCGGCTATGAAGTGCTGACCGTATCGCCCGGCATGCCGCCGCCATCGTCCATCATCGACAAAGCCGCCTGA
- the rpsB gene encoding 30S ribosomal protein S2, with protein sequence MSVTMREMLEAGVHFGHQTRFWNPKMAPYIFGHRNKIHIVNLEKTLGMYQDAMKYIGQLSSNRGTVLFVGTKRQARETIALEAQRAGMPFVDQRWLGGMLTNFKTIKTSIKRLKDMEAAIADGSAEKQSKKEALLFSREMIKLQKSIGGIKDMGGIPDAIFVIDVGYHKGAITEAAKLGIPVIGVVDTNHSPEGVAYIIPGNDDSAKAITLYARGVADAILEGRAAAVNEVVEAIKGGDEFVEVSEQA encoded by the coding sequence ATGTCCGTAACCATGCGCGAAATGCTGGAAGCCGGTGTCCATTTTGGTCACCAAACCCGTTTCTGGAACCCTAAGATGGCTCCGTACATCTTTGGTCATCGCAACAAAATTCATATTGTCAATCTGGAAAAAACCCTGGGCATGTACCAGGACGCGATGAAGTATATCGGCCAGTTGTCATCCAACCGCGGCACTGTCCTGTTCGTCGGTACCAAGCGCCAAGCGCGCGAAACCATTGCACTCGAAGCACAACGCGCCGGCATGCCTTTTGTCGACCAGCGCTGGCTCGGCGGCATGCTGACCAATTTCAAGACGATCAAGACATCGATCAAGCGTCTGAAAGACATGGAAGCGGCGATTGCTGACGGTTCGGCTGAAAAACAAAGCAAAAAAGAAGCACTGCTGTTTTCCCGCGAAATGATCAAGCTGCAAAAATCCATCGGCGGTATCAAGGACATGGGCGGCATTCCTGACGCCATTTTCGTGATCGACGTCGGCTACCACAAGGGCGCTATCACTGAAGCGGCCAAGCTGGGTATCCCTGTCATCGGTGTGGTCGATACTAACCACTCCCCTGAAGGCGTGGCTTACATCATTCCTGGCAACGACGATTCCGCTAAAGCCATCACCCTGTATGCACGCGGCGTAGCCGATGCAATCCTCGAAGGCCGCGCTGCTGCAGTCAACGAAGTGGTCGAAGCAATCAAGGGCGGCGATGAATTCGTCGAAGTCAGCGAACAGGCGTAA
- the tsf gene encoding translation elongation factor Ts — MAVITAALVGELRAKTDAPMMECKKALTEADGDLVKAEELLRVKLGSKASKASSRVTAEGVVASYIDGKVGALVEINCETDFVTKNDEFLALSAAVAKLVAEKNPADVAALGALALDGSTVEAKRAELIGRIGENMTIRRFARFETPASLTSYLHGTRIGVMIEFEGADEQVGKDVAMHVAAMKPVALSSDQVPAELIEKERSVAALKAAESGKPAEIVTKMVEGSVQKFLKEVSLFNQQFVKNDKQTVEQMLKATNTVVKSFTMFVVGEGIEKKQDDFAAEVAAQVAAAKAQ; from the coding sequence ATGGCGGTAATTACGGCTGCACTGGTAGGCGAGCTGCGCGCAAAAACTGACGCACCGATGATGGAATGCAAAAAAGCACTGACCGAAGCCGATGGCGATCTGGTCAAAGCGGAAGAACTGTTGCGCGTCAAGCTGGGTAGCAAGGCCTCGAAGGCTTCGTCCCGCGTGACTGCGGAAGGCGTTGTTGCTTCGTACATCGACGGTAAAGTCGGCGCACTGGTGGAAATCAACTGCGAAACCGATTTCGTGACAAAAAATGATGAGTTCCTGGCCCTGTCCGCTGCGGTTGCGAAACTGGTTGCCGAGAAAAACCCGGCTGACGTCGCTGCTCTGGGCGCTTTGGCATTGGACGGCTCGACAGTCGAAGCCAAGCGCGCTGAACTGATCGGCCGTATTGGTGAAAACATGACGATTCGTCGTTTTGCGCGCTTCGAAACACCGGCCTCGCTGACTTCTTATCTGCATGGCACCCGCATCGGCGTGATGATCGAGTTTGAAGGCGCGGATGAGCAAGTCGGTAAAGATGTTGCCATGCATGTGGCCGCGATGAAGCCGGTAGCCTTGTCTTCTGACCAGGTGCCAGCCGAACTGATCGAAAAAGAACGCTCGGTTGCCGCACTGAAAGCGGCTGAATCTGGCAAGCCGGCTGAGATCGTTACTAAAATGGTCGAAGGTTCGGTACAGAAGTTCCTGAAAGAAGTTTCTTTGTTCAATCAGCAGTTTGTCAAAAACGACAAGCAAACGGTAGAACAGATGCTCAAGGCGACGAATACTGTTGTGAAGTCATTCACGATGTTTGTCGTCGGTGAAGGCATTGAGAAGAAGCAGGATGACTTCGCTGCCGAGGTTGCCGCGCAAGTGGCAGCCGCCAAAGCGCAGTAA
- the pyrH gene encoding UMP kinase yields the protein MTTPAYKRVLLKLSGEALMGDDAYGINRVTIERMVADVAEVAQLGIELAIVIGGGNIFRGVAPGAQGMDRATADYMGMLATVMNSLALADAMRQAGIVARVMSAIAIEQVVEPYVRPKALQYLEEGKVVIFAAGTGNPFFTTDTAAALRGAEIGAEIVLKATKVDGVYSADPKKDAAATRYSTITFDEVISRHLQVMDATAFALCRDQKLPIKVFSIVKPGALKRIIMGEDEGTLVHV from the coding sequence ATGACAACACCAGCCTACAAGCGAGTACTCCTTAAACTTTCCGGCGAAGCGCTCATGGGCGATGATGCCTACGGCATTAATCGCGTCACGATAGAGCGAATGGTGGCGGATGTCGCCGAAGTCGCACAGCTGGGTATCGAGCTGGCCATCGTCATTGGTGGCGGCAATATTTTCCGCGGTGTCGCTCCCGGTGCGCAAGGTATGGACCGGGCGACTGCCGACTACATGGGCATGCTGGCGACCGTGATGAATTCGTTGGCCTTGGCCGATGCCATGCGTCAAGCCGGCATCGTTGCCCGGGTAATGTCTGCCATTGCGATCGAACAAGTGGTAGAACCGTATGTTCGTCCCAAAGCATTGCAGTATCTGGAAGAGGGCAAAGTCGTGATTTTTGCAGCCGGTACCGGTAATCCGTTTTTTACTACGGATACGGCGGCTGCTTTGCGCGGTGCTGAAATCGGTGCTGAAATCGTACTCAAGGCCACCAAGGTGGATGGTGTTTATAGCGCCGATCCGAAAAAAGACGCTGCTGCGACCCGGTATTCAACCATCACGTTCGATGAAGTCATTTCCCGGCATTTGCAGGTCATGGACGCTACCGCTTTCGCGCTGTGTCGCGACCAGAAATTGCCGATCAAGGTGTTCTCTATCGTCAAGCCGGGTGCGCTCAAGCGCATTATCATGGGTGAGGATGAAGGCACTCTGGTACACGTATAA
- the frr gene encoding ribosome recycling factor encodes MSIAEVKKNSELRMAKSLETLRADLAKVRTGRAHVGILDHVQVDYYGTPTHISQVANLTLIDARTIGVQPWEKKMVGAIEKAIRDADLGLNPATQGEMIRVPTPALTEERRKEMVKLVKSEAEDAKVAVRNIRRDANESLKKLVKDKTCSEDDERRAQEDIQKLTDKSIADIDKMVIDKEKEVLTV; translated from the coding sequence ATGAGTATTGCTGAGGTTAAAAAGAATTCTGAATTAAGAATGGCAAAGTCGCTGGAAACGCTGCGAGCTGATCTGGCGAAGGTTCGTACCGGCCGCGCGCACGTTGGTATTTTGGATCATGTGCAGGTCGATTATTACGGTACGCCGACCCATATTTCGCAGGTCGCCAATCTGACTTTGATTGACGCTCGTACGATAGGCGTGCAGCCTTGGGAAAAGAAAATGGTGGGTGCCATTGAAAAGGCGATCCGCGATGCTGACCTGGGCTTGAATCCGGCCACACAAGGTGAAATGATCCGCGTCCCGACCCCGGCATTGACGGAAGAGCGCCGCAAGGAAATGGTCAAGCTGGTCAAGAGCGAAGCAGAAGATGCCAAGGTTGCTGTGCGCAATATCCGTCGCGACGCCAACGAAAGCCTCAAAAAGCTGGTCAAGGATAAAACCTGCTCCGAAGATGACGAGCGCCGCGCCCAGGAAGACATTCAAAAACTGACAGACAAATCGATTGCCGATATCGACAAGATGGTAATCGACAAGGAAAAAGAAGTATTGACGGTGTAG
- the uppS gene encoding polyprenyl diphosphate synthase, which yields MKHHSSTQSVPAVSAVPRHVAIIMDGNGRWATKRFLPRVAGHGKGVEAVRAIVEACAERGIEYLTLFAFSSENWRRPQDEVSLLMRLFMTALEREIGRMHTNGIRLRVIGDLSRFDQKLQDMIARGEKLTAGNQRLTLSICANYGGRWDVMQAVGKLVREHPGVADFSEEALAPHLAMAYAPEPDLFIRTGGEQRISNFLLWQLAYSELYFTETYWPDFNAAALDEAIASYRQRERRFGRTSAQLAQPGEIS from the coding sequence ATGAAACATCATAGTTCTACACAATCGGTACCGGCCGTTTCCGCTGTGCCGCGTCATGTGGCTATCATCATGGATGGTAATGGCCGCTGGGCGACCAAGCGTTTCCTGCCGCGTGTTGCAGGACATGGCAAAGGCGTCGAAGCCGTGCGCGCTATCGTCGAGGCCTGCGCGGAACGCGGTATTGAATACCTGACTCTGTTTGCTTTCAGCTCGGAAAACTGGCGTCGGCCGCAGGATGAGGTGTCCTTGCTGATGCGCTTGTTCATGACGGCGCTGGAGCGTGAAATCGGCCGGATGCACACCAATGGCATTCGGCTCAGAGTGATCGGCGATCTGTCTCGCTTCGATCAGAAACTGCAGGACATGATCGCTCGTGGTGAAAAATTGACTGCCGGCAACCAACGCCTGACGCTGAGCATTTGCGCTAATTACGGCGGGCGCTGGGATGTGATGCAGGCCGTCGGCAAACTGGTGCGCGAACACCCGGGTGTCGCTGATTTCTCCGAAGAAGCGCTGGCACCGCATCTGGCGATGGCTTATGCGCCGGAACCCGATCTGTTTATCCGCACCGGCGGCGAACAGCGCATTTCGAATTTTCTGCTATGGCAATTGGCTTATAGCGAACTCTACTTCACTGAAACGTACTGGCCAGACTTCAACGCTGCCGCGCTGGACGAGGCGATTGCCTCCTACCGTCAGCGTGAACGGCGGTTCGGCCGCACCAGCGCCCAGTTGGCCCAGCCAGGCGAGATCTCCTGA